The window TCAGCCAGATGAGCAGGATGCGCCCCAGCTCCTCGGACCAGAACAGCGAGTCGTTGAGCACGTAGCGCCAGAAGACCTGGGCGGCGATGACCCCGGCCATGCCCGCGCCCAGGGCCGCCGTGAGCGGGCGGCACGCGGCGTCCAGCACGGCGCTGGCGGCCAGCAGGGCGGCAACGGGGCGCACGGGCTATTTCTTGAGCAGCGGGCGCCCGCAGGAGAATGCGGCCCCGGCGGACTCGCCCACGCGGTAGTAGCCGCGCGAGCCCGGGGCGAAGACCAGCGGGTCCACCCCCGGCAGGGAGGGGTGCCCCGCCTCGTCCAGCAGCGCCGCGTCCACCTTCACGTCCACGATCTCGCCGATGAACTGGGTGTGCAGGCCCAGTTCCACGGTCTGGGCCAGGCGGCATTCGATGACCATGGGGAATTCGGCCACATAGGGCGCGTCCACGAATTCGGCGCGCACCGGGGTCAGCCCGGCGGCGGTGAACTTGTCCATGTCGCGCCCCGAGGCCAGCCCGAGGAAGTCGGCCTCGGCCGCGTGGCGCGCGGCGGGCACCGACACGGTGAAGGCCCCCCGGGCCAGGATGCAGCCGTGGGTGTAGGTGGCCTCGCGCAGGGCCACGGCCAGCATGGGCGGCTTGGAGCAGCAGATGCCGCCCCAGGCGATGGTCATGACGTTGGGGCGCCCGTCCGCGTCGTAGGCGCCCACGCACCAGACCGGGGTGGGCAGGGCCAGGGTCTTGGCGCCGAGGGAGGTCTTCATTGCGTGTCTCCTTGGGTCGGTCGTGTGGCGTCCAGGAAGCGGTCCAGCAGCGCGCGCACGCGCGGGTCGGCGTAGGCGGGCAGCTCGCGCAGGCCGCGGGTGCGGGCCTTGAAGGATTCCAGGTCGGGGTGTTCGTCCACGGTCATGCCCGCCTCGCGCAGGCGGGCCAGGAAATCGGCCTCGCCCGCGCGGTTCCAGGCGCGCTGGGCGCGGGCGGCGTCGCGCAGGGCGTCGGCCAGCAGGGCCTGCTCGGCGGGGGCCAGGGCGTTCCACCACGGCAGCCCCGCCAGCCCGACGTGGGCCGAGTAGACATGCCCGGTGAGGGAGAGGTGGGGCTGCACCTCGTGCAGCCGGTAGAGCCAGATCACCGACAGCGGGTTTTCCTGGCCGTCGATGGTGCCCTGTTGCAGCTCGGTGTAGACGGGCCAGGCCATGGGCGTGGGGTTGGCGCCCAGGGCCTGCCACAGCTCGCGGTCCAGGGCCGATTCCATGACCCGGATCTTCAGCCCGCGCACGTCGTCCACCGTGTGCACCGGGCGCACGGCGTTGGTCAGGTTGCGGAAGCCGTTTTCCGAGAAGGCCAGGCCCTTGAACCCGGCGCGCTCCATGGCCGCGAGCACCTCGGCGCCCAGGGGCCCGTCGAGCACGGCGTCGGCCTGCTCGGGGCTGGAAAACAGGAAGGGGAAGCCGACCACGGCGGCCTCGGGCACGAAGGTGTCCAGCGGGCCGAGGGTCACGATGGCCATGTCCACCGCGCCCATCTGCACCTGGCGCAGGATGTCGGTCTCGCTGCCCAGGGAGCCGCTGTGGAAGACCTTCACCGCAGTGGTCCCGCCCGAGCGTTCGGCCACCAGCTCCTGGAAGGCCGTGGCGCAGACGTGCTGCGCGCTGCCCGGGGTGGTGACGATGCCCAGGCGCACGGTGCGCGCGGCGGCGGGGGCGGCCAGGGCCGCCAGCAGGGCCCC is drawn from Desulfocurvus vexinensis DSM 17965 and contains these coding sequences:
- a CDS encoding flavin reductase family protein, coding for MKTSLGAKTLALPTPVWCVGAYDADGRPNVMTIAWGGICCSKPPMLAVALREATYTHGCILARGAFTVSVPAARHAAEADFLGLASGRDMDKFTAAGLTPVRAEFVDAPYVAEFPMVIECRLAQTVELGLHTQFIGEIVDVKVDAALLDEAGHPSLPGVDPLVFAPGSRGYYRVGESAGAAFSCGRPLLKK
- a CDS encoding TRAP transporter substrate-binding protein, whose translation is MHPSLRTLAALALAGALLAALAAPAAARTVRLGIVTTPGSAQHVCATAFQELVAERSGGTTAVKVFHSGSLGSETDILRQVQMGAVDMAIVTLGPLDTFVPEAAVVGFPFLFSSPEQADAVLDGPLGAEVLAAMERAGFKGLAFSENGFRNLTNAVRPVHTVDDVRGLKIRVMESALDRELWQALGANPTPMAWPVYTELQQGTIDGQENPLSVIWLYRLHEVQPHLSLTGHVYSAHVGLAGLPWWNALAPAEQALLADALRDAARAQRAWNRAGEADFLARLREAGMTVDEHPDLESFKARTRGLRELPAYADPRVRALLDRFLDATRPTQGDTQ